The genomic region CATACCCATCGAACCAGGGCAACTGGTAGCACTAGTGGGAGGCAGTGGTGCAGGCAAATCCACCCTGTTACGCACTCTTCTGGGTATCCAGCCAATTACTAGTGGGGTGGTATATCTTAACGGCGAAGACTTGACCACCAATTTTAACCTATACCGGCACCAGATTGGCTATGTGCCCCAGACGGACATTGTACACCGTGATTTGCGGGTAGAGGAGGTATTACGTTATGCCGCCAAGCTGAGGCTACCCCCCGATGCAGATGTGGATGCCATTGTCGAAAAAACCCTGGCCGATATTGAAATGTTGGAAAGAAGGGATGTGTTGGTGAAAAACCTCAGTGGTGGCCAGTTAAAACGGGTGTCCATCGGTGTGGAATTACTAGTCAACCCTAAACTCTTCTTTTTGGATGAGCCTACCTCTGGGTTAGATCCTGGTTTGGACAAGAAAATGATGCTACTATTACGCAAACTCGCTGACCAGGGACGCACTATTATAATTGTAACTCATGCTACCACAAATATTAAGCTGTGTGATCGAATTGTATTCTTGGGCAGGGGAGGCAATCTCTGTTTCTACGGCAGTTACGAAGAAGCCAGGGAATTTTTTGGGCTGGAAGACAACAAGGATTTTGCTGATGTATACCTAGAGTTGGATAGCCCAGAGGCAGTAAAACAAACGGCAGAAAGATACCAACAGTCACCCCACTATGCCAAAAACATCGCCCAGAAACTCTCTGCACTCCCAGAAACCCGTTGCCAAAAGCCCAAGCCCAGGGCAATCAAAGCCGGTTTTTGGCGTCAACTGGTCCATCTGTGTCAACGCTCCCTACAACTAGTATTACGAGATCGCAGTAATCTAATCATATCCCTCTTAACCGCACCCATCGGCATTTTACTCATCCGTCTTGCCACCAGAGACATACAGCCTTTCCTCCCAGGAAAAGAAGGAGATGCCACTGTGGCTACCTTGGCTCAGACGGTTGTTTTTGTATTCACCTGTGCTGCTATTTGGGTGGGGTTAGCCTCTTCCCTTCAGGAAATAGTCAAAGAAAATGATATATACAGCAGGGAGAGGCTAGTGAATCTCAATCTCCTCTCCTATCTCGGCTCAAAAATCACTATCCTCTCCGCCTTGGCAGGCTTACAAACCCTGTTGATGGTGGTGGTTACCCTTGTTGCTTTCTCTCCCCCTAAACCCGAAATGATTTCCTGGTGGTTGGGGTTGACTGTTACTACCTTTTTGAGTATAGTTGCCTCCATCTGCCTCGGCTTAATGGTATCTGCCTTAGTCAAAAACACCACCCAGGCTAATAGTGCCCTCCCCTTGTTACTTTTACCACAAATTATCTTCTCTGGGGTATTGTTTGAGGCGAAGGGGATAGTAGAATATGTCTCCTGGCTTATGGCTAGTCGCTGGTCTGTAGGCGCTTATGGTTCACTTGTAGATATAAACAGTCTTATTCCCCCTCCCGTAAGACTCCCTAGCGGCGAAGAAGTAGCTACCCCTTTTACAGAAAAATACATGTATACCCCAACCTGGGAGAATCTCACCGCTAACTGGGAGATGTTATTGGTACATTGTGGCATTTATCTGGTAATTACCTATCTAGCCCAAAGGAGAAAGGATATTATATAGTAAGAGATGAAAAAAAAGCCCTCTGGCAGGGACTAGAATCTGCAGACAACTGGACGTATACTGAGCCTGTAGCCCAATTTGAACAACTATAACAACAGTTATTTCACTCGTCAGGGGGAGGGCAAAACTGGATTAGCGGTGGAGACAACTGGGGATTCTGCCCATGAACGCCCCGTGTATTTGTTTGAAATACTGGTTTCCATGAACAGGACACCGTACTATGCAATAAGCTCGTGGTATTTACGGTCATGGAACCCCCATCACAGTGTTAGGACACTATAGGAATATCCCCATACACGGTATCCAGGGTGGGGGTGTGGGAAAGATAGTCCTGCCATTGGGAGGTGTTACCTATTAGAATCAACTGAGGGGAATTATGCCCACCATAGGCTTTAATAGATTCTATCTCCAGACAAAATGGGCCAGGGCGGAAAAAGGGATTATATTTGCCGTCGTATTCAAATTTACTCAACATCAACTGGAAGGAATAGACTTGGCTAGAAAGGAAATCCCCCGCCGAGGCAACTGTTTTGGCACGAAAAACTGGTATTAGTTTTCTGAAAGGGATGTCTACGTCTATCCAACTGTTGGCTTGACTATCAAAAGAATAGCAATAACCTATCCCATCCCATTTGCCTTCACAACGGAGGATAAACTTGTATCGTTGTCCGTCTCCTCGTATTCTTAACCTAATCCCCTCATAACCAGACAAATCCCAGGGGGGATTCAAATTCTTACTTCTAACAGAGGCAAAACCGCCATTATTTTCTGTAGACACCTCCCCCGTAAAAACAGCAACACCATCTTTCCATGTTAGCCTACTACTACTAATCCCCCCCATCACTATATCATCCACCGCACCCCATTGATTTATAGCACTCTGGTTGTGAAAGTCAAACAAGAGGATTTCTCCCTTCTGCAGGGTTTTTTCCACTAAGCTAATAAATTTGTCTATCCCCCTTTGTGGTAGGCAAATAATTCTACTAACCCTTTCCAAGATACTAGGATTTAGAGAATCTCCTTCCAAATTAACATTAATTACCTCTATATTCTCCCGAGAAAAATCCACATCCGGCAACGAATTAGATGTATTTAAAACCCTCAGGGGTATCCCTTTTTCCCTCAATGAAGATAAGGTTTCCCTCCCCTGTACACTGCCATCATAACAAACCAGCGTTAAACCCATAACCGTTTTCCTAAATGTAATACTATCCTGGGAAGGGTTAAATAACTGATTGAGACAATTAGCAAAGGGAATTACCTCGAAAAAACTAAGAGTATCCCAAAGACGTTTTAATTGCATTTTTCCACCTCCTATTAGTCTCTTATCTCACTGTTATACTCACCCCTACCCGATTTCCCGAATAGGGGCATTATAGATAAAATAATTGGAGCTAGGTGCGACAGGTAAAACACTGACGAAGACGTTGTTTGAGAGAATCTAGGGGAATCTTGTCAAGAATTTCGGCGGCAAAGGCATCAATCAACAAATGACGCGCCATCTCTTCACTCAAGCCACGACTGCGAAGATAGAATACCTCCTCCGCCTCTAGTTGACTAACAGTAGCCCCATGGGTACACTTTACATTATCTGCAGTTATCTGTAATTCCGGCTTGGTGTTAATTTTCCCCCCAGGTGAGAGTAACAAATTCCGATTCAACTGGGAGGCATTAGTCAACTGTGCCCTTTTTGGCACTCTTATTTTACCATTGAAAACCCCAGTGGCCTTGTGGTCAATGATGTACTTATGCAACTGATTTACCAACCCATGAGGGTAGTCTAAATTCACCTCACTGTGGGTATCTCCCAACTGTTTCCCCTGCAATAGGGTTAAACCATAGAGGAAAGTCTCTGTTTTTTCCCCTCGTTGGTAGACTTTAAGATTGTGGCGATATAGTTTTCCTCCAAGACTGACCTCGTTAAGGGTATAATGGCTATGTTCAAACTGGTATACCACCGTCTTGGCTATATGAAAACCATCCCCCGACTCCATTTGGATGCGAGTATGATTGATTCTGGCATTACCCTTTAGATAAATTTCCGTTACAGCATTGTTGAAATAATAACACTTCCCTGTGGCAGTGTAGGAACAACTAGGATTACTAATATTACTGATGACTCCATAGCATTCTATCAGTTCACAAACAGAATTTTCCTCCACCACCACTAAAATTCGCGGTTGACTCCACCGGGGGAGGGTGTCTGTTACAGTAATATGTAGGAGATGAAGGGGAAGTGAAACAGTCTGATTTGCTTTTACCCACACCACTAAGGCATCTACTAAACCTGCGGAATTCAAGGCAGCAAATATATCCCCCTCTTCAGACTCCTCTTTTGCTAAATAAGAGGCAATGTTGTTAATTTCCTCTTCCCTTAAACCACCTAAATTACCAAGATAGGCTACATCTGTTGCAATGGCAGAAACATCAGACAATGGAGGCTGGTAATAGCCATTTTCCAATACCAAACGGGAATGGTTAGTGGGGGGTAAAATAAACTCCGCCAACACCTCTGGGTTTAATTGGCTGGGGATGGCATAATGCCAATTGTGTTGGTATAAGTCACTCAAATCAGTAAAACGCCACTCCTCGTCTTTTTTGGTGGGTAGATGTAATGCCGCTACTCGTCTCCCACCCCGCCTTCTGGTTTCTGCCACTAGTTGTCTTAAATTTCCCTGCCACCAAAGGGGTTGATTTTCTGCCTGTTGTAGTAATCTCCCTATATAAGTCTCCCCGTCTATGGTGACGTCGCGGTTTTCCCTGTTTAAGATTATCATCTCCTGTCACTCCATACTATACAAAAATAGTCTAGAAACCTAAACAAAATAGAAAACAACAAAAAAGAGAGGGTGAAATCTAAGTCTAGTAACCCTAGTAAGTCTAAGTCTAATAAGTCTAAGACGGTTTGAGATATTTTCTCTAACCCTCCCCATCCTGTCAAACTATAGTGGATTAAACCGTAGTTAATTCTTCTTCTTCATCCAAAAAGTCATAACCCTTGGCTTCCAATTCCAATGCCAGATTCTTATCCCCACTCATCACAATTTTTCCCCTAGACATAACATGCACCACATCGGGGACAATATAGTTCAATAGTCTCTGATAGTGGGTAATCAGCAGAAGGGCATTATCAGGTTTACGTAATTGATTTACCCCCCCTGCGACTATTCTTAGGGCGTCAATGTCCAAACCGGAGTCTATTTCGTCTAGAATAGCTAAAGTGGGCTCTAATAGTGCCATTTGTAGGATTTCATTGCGTTTCTTTTCGCCTCCGGAGAAACCTTCATTGACACTCCTTTCCAGGAAGGAAGCATCCATGGAAACCAACTCTAGTTTTTCCCTCACCAAGTCTTCAAAGTCAAAGGCATCTAACTCCTCTAACCCGAGATGCTTGCGACGGTTGTTATAGGCTACCCGCAGAAAATCTAAATTACTTACCCCCGGGATTTCTATGGGGTATTGGAAGGCTAAAAATATCCCCGCTAGTGCCCTTTCTTCTGGAGTCTTTTCTAGTAGATTTTCCCCTAGATATATAATCTCCCCCTCTGTCACCTCATAGTCGGGGTGTCCTGTGATGACCTTAGAAAGGGTACTTTTTCCAGAACCATTGCGCCCCATTATAGCATGCACTTCCCCCGCCTTTATCTTTAGGTTTACCCCCCTGAGAATCTCCACTCCCTCTACTGCCGCCTTTAGATTCCTTATTTCTAGTATCGTGTTACTCATTTCTCTATCCTGTGTTCTCTTTTAGCTTTTGGTTAGATACTATTTTAGGACACTTTAGCAACAATTTTGTTGTTAAACCCTACAGGGGATAAAAATTATCAGAGAATTGTAGCAGGGGGAGGAGTCCACAAGCCGATTTCAAACAAATCCCTACTGCCGGTAATAACCTGTCCCAAAAACAACAACAGGGCGATACAATTGAGGATGACATGGAGATTACGCCATCGCAGGGATTTATCTTGGTAGATTTCCTCTATAATCGCCACAGAGAAAATCATTAATAGGCAGACAGCTACCCCGTAATAGTAATGGGAGATATACCACTGGTTGGTGCGTCTAAAAACCCCCTCCTGACTGCCTAAAATTATCACTCCCATCCCCGCCAGAGTGGCAAAAACCCCTCGCCATATTCTCCCCCTCGCCTTTAATAGAAATATCTGGGAGGCGATGGTGAATATAAACATCAAAATCAAAAAAATAAACAGGAATATATTCGTCTGCCACAAACTATTTTTGATAATATTCTTAGTTATAATCGGCTGCGCTAATCCCGCCAACGTAACAAAAACAACTCCACTAGCCAGATACTTCCCAAGATTTACGTGATTTCGCGCCACGATGCTGGGTATATAACTATCCCCCCTCTTTCTTATTTGCAGTCTTCTTTGTCTTGTCTCCCAGGCAAAATATGATACTATTCCCAAAAGAGGAAACACTCCCGCTACTGCTAGTATCGGGTGAATTAAAAGACTAAATTGTTCCAAAGTCATAAAGTTTTCTAGTAATTTTTCTCCCCTACTGATGGAGATTATAACTCTACTTTTCCCCCGGAGCCTCATTCTCGCGGGAGAAAAAAGCCTGTCAACTAGACAACAATGTCATACAGTCATGGGGGTTTAATTCTATCTCAAAAACGTCAATAAGAGAGAATATCACTCTAAGTTTACCCCGGTAAACCATGGAAGAGGAAAACACCCCTTTTTAAAAAAGTATGTCTTATTTGAAAGACCCCCGAATTACCAGTTGTCTAGGGAATTACTTGAGAGGCAAAACACTTTCCGATAACCAAAAGCCACTGAGTAAAATTACCCCTGATTAGTACCTATTTTTATGAAGTTTTGTTTAGTAAATATTTGTAAATAAAAAGGAGGAAGGAGTGACAGAAGACGGAAACTGGAAAAAAGAAATGGCCATTGACACGAGCTGGAAAAAGTGATACCATGAAACTAGCCTATTGGATGTATGCAGGTCCCGCTCACATCGGCACCCTGAGGATAGCAAGTTCTTTTAAAAGGGTCCATGCTATCATGCATGCGCCCCTGGGGGATGACTACTTTAACGTAATGCGTTCAATGTTAGAGCGGGAAAAGAATTTTACCCCTGTTACTGCTAGTATAGTGGACAGGAATGTATTGGCAAGGGGGTCACAGGAAAAAGTAGTAGACAACATCATAAGGAAAGACAAAGAAGAAAAACCCGACTTGATAATACTTACACCCACCTGCACTTCTAGTATTCTACAAGAGGATTTGGCCAATTTTGTGGAAAGGGCAAGACTAAACACTGACAGTGACGTGCTGTTGGCAGACGTCAACCATTATCGCGTCAATGAATTACAGGCAGCAGAGCGCACCCTCAAGCAAGTGGTACAATTTTACCTAGAAAAGGCGGAAAGGAAGGGAGATATAGTCACAGAAAAAACACCAAACCCCTCTGTCAACATCATCGGCATCTCAACCCTAGGTTTTCATAACCAGCACGATGGTAGGGAATTGCAAAAATTAATGACAGACTTGGGCATTACCGTCAACTCGATTGTACCACAGGGGGCATCAGTACATGAGCTGAAAAAAATGCCTAGTGCCTGGTTTAATCTTATCCCCTATCGGGAATTAGGACTAGCCACTGCCACTTATTTGCAGGAAAAATGGGGCATGCCCTATGTGGATATTACCCCCATGGGAGTTTTGGAAACAGCCCGTTGTATTCGCAAAATACAAGAAGTACTAAATCAACAGGGAGCAAATGTAAACTATGAGGATTATATCACCCATCAGACTCTAAATGTCTCCCAGGCAGTGTGGTTTTCTCGTAGCATCGACTGTCAAAACCTCACTGGGAAAAAGGCTGTAGTCTTCGGCGACAACACCCATGCTGCCGCCATGACTAAAATCCTGACTCGGGAGATGGGGGTCCATGTAGTTTTAGCTGGCACTTACTGTAAATACGACCGAGACTGGTTTTGTCAACAGGTGGAAGGCCTTTGTGACCGAGTTTTGGTTACTGAAGACTACACAGAGGTTGCAGACGCCATTGCCGAAATCGAACCAGAGGCGATTTTTGGAACACAAATGGAGCGTCATGTAGCTAAACGTTTGAATATACCCTGTGGTGTGATTTCTGCGCCTATTCATATCCAGAATTTCCCCATAGGTTATCGCCCCTTCCTGGGGTATGAGGGGAGTAATCAGATTGCTGACCTGGTTTATAATTCCTTTACCCTTGGAATGGAGGACCATCTTTTAGAAATATTTGGCGGTCATGATACCAAAGAAGTGCTAACCAAGTCAATATCTGCCCAGTCAGATTTAAACTGGAGTGAGGAGGCCCTAAGGGAATTAGAAAAAATTCCCGGCTTTGTGCGTGGCAGGGTGAAGAGGAATACAGAGAAATTTGCTAGGGAAAGGGGGATTACTCGGATTACCCTGGAGGTTATGTATGCCGCCAAGGAAGCATTGGGGGCATGATTTAATCCCTTTTTTATTCTCATTTACTTTTATTTTCCCAAGCCGGGTGTGAGAATAAAGCATCAATAAATCTCACCCCTCTCAACTGATTAGACAATGGCAAATGTCCTGGGGGGGCGCTCAAATCCCATATAAATTCACCGGGATATTTTGTCCATTTGTTCCCTTTTTTCCACTTCAATTTTACCCAGAGTTGATTGTAATCCTTACCCAAACTTAACCAGATTTGTCTTTGAATCTTATAGCCGAACTTTCCCTCCGAATAAACATACCAGAGAGTATCGATTGTTTTTAAATCTGCCACGGGAAACTTCTTAACCTCCGTAAAGTAAACCCATTTTCTTCTTACCGCCCCTTCCCCTGCTAATTCGCACAATTTTTCCCTTGTCAGACTGTCAGCTTCTTGGTATTTCCTTTCTACCAATAATTGTTGCAATTCTCTGTATTCTATGTTTTTTTCTGACACCAATTCCACTAAGCCTTCGGGAAATTTATCCCTCAAAAACCTATCATTCTCCTCTGTGTTGCTGTTTCTTAAAACCTGGTATATTTTGCCTCTTATTGGAGAAACATCAGCGGTGGATACCAGAAAATCTCTCAGAAACTGGTAGCCTTTTTCCCCCTTGGTTATTATTTCGTCCACTAGCAATAGTTGGTTTTTCTCCGAGGCTTTTTCAAATTTATCTTTAATATTATCTAGCTCATCCATTGTTTTTTCCCAAAGAGAGTTTAAAAGATACTATGGGTTTGGAGTGGCAAGAAGAGTTATGATAAAAAAAACACACCTCAGCCGGGGATGTGGGTTGTAAGATTGTCTAGCGGCTTTGCTGTCCTGTCAAACACCTACTATTCTACCATCTGAACACTCAAAAGGAAATGGTAAAAAAAAGAAAAACTTTGGTAGACATAAAGTAAAAGTATTGCGCAAACACTACCAACAAGAGTATTAATGACATTAACAATCTCATTAGTCAACCAGTAAAACTTTTGTTGAAAAGTAGCGCCAATAATACTTTCTATACTGGTAGCAACAAAAGCAGAGACGACACATATAACCACACCAGTGGCATCGATAAGATTAACAAACCACCCTAAGAGGGAGATAGCCACACTAGCTACAATGCCTGCTATAGTGCCTTCCAAACTTATAGCACCTTCTGTCCCTTTTGGCACAGGTTGAAAAGTGGTAATCAGAAAGGTGCGACTTCCATATACTTTACCAAACTCACTAGCACAAGTGTCCGAAAATTTAGTAGCAAAACTAGCCGTATATGCTAGGAGAAAAAGAGATTTTGCCTGGGGAAAAAAGACAGAAGCCAAGGCACAAAGAAAGGCAACAAAGGCGCTTCCCCATACATTTTCTGCCCCTCTTTTCCCCCCCCTTTTTTCTGCTATCCCGGCGGCAATTTTTTCCTCCAACCCCAATTTAGTTATAGCGGACCCTAGGATAAAATAGAACAACACGATAACATAACCCCGCCATTGTAGACAACCCCAAATCACTACCCCCAACGCCCAAGCATTAAGATAACCGAAAACCGTTAGCAATTTTTGGGGAAGGATTAATGCCAGCAATAACAGGAGGGTGTTGACTACAACCGCCGTAAGCCAGGAATTAGATAAAATTAAAGCAACAATTTCCATACTATACTACTTATGCCTTCCTTTGTTTTTCAGGGAAGACTTGGGGATAATGCATCTTTTCGGGGAGAATCTAAGAGGCAACAGGTAAGGAAATATAACCCAATTTTTCCAAACCCCGCAAAACCTTCTCCACACTTTCCTCCAGTGTTTCTATATCCGTGCGACATTCTATTTCCGGGTTTAGGGGGGGCTCATAGGGGTCATCTATGCCTGTAAACATTTTTATTTCACCTGCTCTAGCCTTTTTGTATAAACCCTTAACATCCCTTGCCTCACATACTTCCAGAGGAGCGTTAACATATACTTCAACAAAGTTACCGATTTTAGCACGAATTTCCTCCCTGATAGCGCGATAGGGTGAGATAGCGGAAACGATAACAATCACACCATTGCGAGTGAGAAGATGAGCAACAAAACCAATACGTCTAATGTTCTCATCCCTGTCCTCTTTAGTATATCCTAATCCCTTGGTGAGATGGGTGCGCACTACGTCTCCGTCTAATACTTCTACCTTATAACCTTGTGCCCTTAATCTAGCCTCTACCTCTCTACTAATAGTAGTCTTGCCAGCACCACTTAAACCCGTAAACCAGATAGTGACTCCCTTATGTTCCATAT from Geminocystis sp. M7585_C2015_104 harbors:
- the sufC gene encoding Fe-S cluster assembly ATPase SufC, with product MSNTILEIRNLKAAVEGVEILRGVNLKIKAGEVHAIMGRNGSGKSTLSKVITGHPDYEVTEGEIIYLGENLLEKTPEERALAGIFLAFQYPIEIPGVSNLDFLRVAYNNRRKHLGLEELDAFDFEDLVREKLELVSMDASFLERSVNEGFSGGEKKRNEILQMALLEPTLAILDEIDSGLDIDALRIVAGGVNQLRKPDNALLLITHYQRLLNYIVPDVVHVMSRGKIVMSGDKNLALELEAKGYDFLDEEEELTTV
- a CDS encoding TIGR00297 family protein: MEIVALILSNSWLTAVVVNTLLLLLALILPQKLLTVFGYLNAWALGVVIWGCLQWRGYVIVLFYFILGSAITKLGLEEKIAAGIAEKRGGKRGAENVWGSAFVAFLCALASVFFPQAKSLFLLAYTASFATKFSDTCASEFGKVYGSRTFLITTFQPVPKGTEGAISLEGTIAGIVASVAISLLGWFVNLIDATGVVICVVSAFVATSIESIIGATFQQKFYWLTNEIVNVINTLVGSVCAILLLYVYQSFSFFYHFLLSVQMVE
- the sufD gene encoding Fe-S cluster assembly protein SufD; the protein is MIILNRENRDVTIDGETYIGRLLQQAENQPLWWQGNLRQLVAETRRRGGRRVAALHLPTKKDEEWRFTDLSDLYQHNWHYAIPSQLNPEVLAEFILPPTNHSRLVLENGYYQPPLSDVSAIATDVAYLGNLGGLREEEINNIASYLAKEESEEGDIFAALNSAGLVDALVVWVKANQTVSLPLHLLHITVTDTLPRWSQPRILVVVEENSVCELIECYGVISNISNPSCSYTATGKCYYFNNAVTEIYLKGNARINHTRIQMESGDGFHIAKTVVYQFEHSHYTLNEVSLGGKLYRHNLKVYQRGEKTETFLYGLTLLQGKQLGDTHSEVNLDYPHGLVNQLHKYIIDHKATGVFNGKIRVPKRAQLTNASQLNRNLLLSPGGKINTKPELQITADNVKCTHGATVSQLEAEEVFYLRSRGLSEEMARHLLIDAFAAEILDKIPLDSLKQRLRQCFTCRT
- the cysC gene encoding adenylyl-sulfate kinase, which codes for MEHKGVTIWFTGLSGAGKTTISREVEARLRAQGYKVEVLDGDVVRTHLTKGLGYTKEDRDENIRRIGFVAHLLTRNGVIVIVSAISPYRAIREEIRAKIGNFVEVYVNAPLEVCEARDVKGLYKKARAGEIKMFTGIDDPYEPPLNPEIECRTDIETLEESVEKVLRGLEKLGYISLPVAS
- a CDS encoding CIA30 family protein, producing the protein MQLKRLWDTLSFFEVIPFANCLNQLFNPSQDSITFRKTVMGLTLVCYDGSVQGRETLSSLREKGIPLRVLNTSNSLPDVDFSRENIEVINVNLEGDSLNPSILERVSRIICLPQRGIDKFISLVEKTLQKGEILLFDFHNQSAINQWGAVDDIVMGGISSSRLTWKDGVAVFTGEVSTENNGGFASVRSKNLNPPWDLSGYEGIRLRIRGDGQRYKFILRCEGKWDGIGYCYSFDSQANSWIDVDIPFRKLIPVFRAKTVASAGDFLSSQVYSFQLMLSKFEYDGKYNPFFRPGPFCLEIESIKAYGGHNSPQLILIGNTSQWQDYLSHTPTLDTVYGDIPIVS
- a CDS encoding ferredoxin:protochlorophyllide reductase (ATP-dependent) subunit B — its product is MKLAYWMYAGPAHIGTLRIASSFKRVHAIMHAPLGDDYFNVMRSMLEREKNFTPVTASIVDRNVLARGSQEKVVDNIIRKDKEEKPDLIILTPTCTSSILQEDLANFVERARLNTDSDVLLADVNHYRVNELQAAERTLKQVVQFYLEKAERKGDIVTEKTPNPSVNIIGISTLGFHNQHDGRELQKLMTDLGITVNSIVPQGASVHELKKMPSAWFNLIPYRELGLATATYLQEKWGMPYVDITPMGVLETARCIRKIQEVLNQQGANVNYEDYITHQTLNVSQAVWFSRSIDCQNLTGKKAVVFGDNTHAAAMTKILTREMGVHVVLAGTYCKYDRDWFCQQVEGLCDRVLVTEDYTEVADAIAEIEPEAIFGTQMERHVAKRLNIPCGVISAPIHIQNFPIGYRPFLGYEGSNQIADLVYNSFTLGMEDHLLEIFGGHDTKEVLTKSISAQSDLNWSEEALRELEKIPGFVRGRVKRNTEKFARERGITRITLEVMYAAKEALGA
- a CDS encoding DUF4079 domain-containing protein; translated protein: MTLEQFSLLIHPILAVAGVFPLLGIVSYFAWETRQRRLQIRKRGDSYIPSIVARNHVNLGKYLASGVVFVTLAGLAQPIITKNIIKNSLWQTNIFLFIFLILMFIFTIASQIFLLKARGRIWRGVFATLAGMGVIILGSQEGVFRRTNQWYISHYYYGVAVCLLMIFSVAIIEEIYQDKSLRWRNLHVILNCIALLLFLGQVITGSRDLFEIGLWTPPPATIL
- a CDS encoding GUN4 N-terminal ARM-like repeat domain-containing protein, with translation MDELDNIKDKFEKASEKNQLLLVDEIITKGEKGYQFLRDFLVSTADVSPIRGKIYQVLRNSNTEENDRFLRDKFPEGLVELVSEKNIEYRELQQLLVERKYQEADSLTREKLCELAGEGAVRRKWVYFTEVKKFPVADLKTIDTLWYVYSEGKFGYKIQRQIWLSLGKDYNQLWVKLKWKKGNKWTKYPGEFIWDLSAPPGHLPLSNQLRGVRFIDALFSHPAWENKSK
- a CDS encoding ABC transporter ATP-binding protein/permease, coding for IPIEPGQLVALVGGSGAGKSTLLRTLLGIQPITSGVVYLNGEDLTTNFNLYRHQIGYVPQTDIVHRDLRVEEVLRYAAKLRLPPDADVDAIVEKTLADIEMLERRDVLVKNLSGGQLKRVSIGVELLVNPKLFFLDEPTSGLDPGLDKKMMLLLRKLADQGRTIIIVTHATTNIKLCDRIVFLGRGGNLCFYGSYEEAREFFGLEDNKDFADVYLELDSPEAVKQTAERYQQSPHYAKNIAQKLSALPETRCQKPKPRAIKAGFWRQLVHLCQRSLQLVLRDRSNLIISLLTAPIGILLIRLATRDIQPFLPGKEGDATVATLAQTVVFVFTCAAIWVGLASSLQEIVKENDIYSRERLVNLNLLSYLGSKITILSALAGLQTLLMVVVTLVAFSPPKPEMISWWLGLTVTTFLSIVASICLGLMVSALVKNTTQANSALPLLLLPQIIFSGVLFEAKGIVEYVSWLMASRWSVGAYGSLVDINSLIPPPVRLPSGEEVATPFTEKYMYTPTWENLTANWEMLLVHCGIYLVITYLAQRRKDII